AAGGGCCACACCTTACCCCCCGGAGGAGGGGAAACCATTTCCATGCCGTGGGGGTGACTCACCGGCCTTTGATCTGCCCTGtggctgcttgggggggggggggggggggttagtccCGGTCTCCCCCGGTTCCTGGGGAAGGAGAGGAGTCGGGCAGCTGCCAGTCCCTGGGAGAGGGGGGCGGGCAGCTCACATAATACCTCTAAGGGGGGTAAGTAATCAGCCGGTAACCCTACTCCCGCAGTGCCACATCGCCATGGCACCACTTCCGTCAGCTGCCCTGAAAGCTCTTAATTGCTGGGGGGGGAGGCTGTGGGGGGTAAGTTGGCAGTTGGCACAAGGGCCACTAGTCCCGGGGTttgagctcccccccccccccccagcagccaccaAAGGACTGACTGTGGGTTATTCTCtctctcaaatcaaatcaaatgagctttgttggcaggaccaaatatatttagcattgccaaagcaggtagagggtgtaatgggtggggttagggggtcagtatatgggaatgggggggtttaaggggtggggttagggggtcggtatatgggaatgggggggtttaaggggtggggttagggggtcggtatatgggaatgggggggtttaaggggtggggttagggggtcggtatatgggaatgggggggtttaaggggtggggttagggggtcggtatatgggaatgggggggtttaaggggtggggttagggggtcggTATATGGGAATAGGgtggggtttaaggggtggggttagggggtcggtatatgggaataggggggtttaaggggtggggttaggaggTCGGTATATGGGAAAAGGgtggggtttaaggggtggggttagggggtcagtatatgggaatagggggggtttaaggggtggggttagggggtcagtatatgggaatgggggggtttaaggggtggggttagggggtcagtatatgggaatggggggagtttaaggggtggggttagggggtcagtatatgggaatgggggggtttaaggggtggggatatggggtcagtatatggggacaggggaaagtcccagtcagttatgtattgtgctgccattgttactGTTGGTGcttctcccagtaggatgcgGAGTTTTCTCTCCTTCTATAGATGGGGAGTCTCTCATTCCTTCCATCaatgctcctctctctctctctctctctctcttcctcctATAACTTATTATTTCTCctaatttctctctctctttttttctttctgtctctGTGTGACTGTCCCGCTACTCTCACATTCCTTTCTGTGCTCTCTCTCTGACatgtgctctctctctctttctctctcactctctctctcagacatgtgctctctctctctctctctctctctctgacatgtgctctctctctctttctctctctctcactctctctctcagacatgtgctctctctctctctgacatgtgctctctctctctcactctctctctctctctctcagacatgtgctcgctctctctctctctctctctctctctctgtctgtcccgCTACTCTCACATTCCTTTCTGTGGCAGTTTTCTTGGAAGGAAGAGGGAATGGGAGCGATGAATAAGAGGAGAGGGAAAGGATTGAGACAATCATGGCAGGGGGTGTGTGTGACGCGCAGGGATTTCCACACGGGTGaaggaatgggtggggggggtgaaggaatgggggggggaacAGGTATAAGAACATGTCACCTGAGGGACAGGTGCAGCACAGGTAGCAGGAAATATGTGCAGAACACAGACTGCAGCAGGTAAGTCTCACTGTCATCCAATGCCCTTTGGCACTTATAGGGTTAACAAGGGGTTTTCTGCTCAGTTATTCTCATGAAGTCTTTGAATGGGCAGTGCCATCCTGCGCTCAGGGTACCAGCACATCTTGGTACTGATCCTCTTCTGGGCATAACGGTCAGTGGTTCTGTTGGTCACTATAAACTGATACAGGTAGGTGTTATATTGGCAGCTATTGTGACtgactataaatcagtgcagttgcgggtagatatatgtagtggtactgagagtataaatcagtgcagttgcgggtagatatatgtagtggtactgagagtataaatcagtgcagttgcgggtagatatatgtagtggtactgagagtataaatcagtgcagttgcgggtagatatatgtagtggtactgggactataaatcagtgcagttgcgggtagatatatgtagtggtactgagagtataaatcagtgcagttgcgggtggatatatgtagtggtactgagagtataaatcagtgcagttgcgggtggatatatgtagtggtactgagagtataaatcagtgcagttgcgggtagatatatatagtggtactgagagtataaatcagtgcagttgcgggtagatatatgtagtggtactggGACTATAgatcagtgcagttgcgggtagatatatgtagtggtactgggactataaatcagtgcagttgcgggtagatatatgtagtggtactgagagtataaatcagtgcagttgcgggtagatatatgtagtggtactgagagtataaatcagtgcagttgcgggtagatatatgtagtggtactgtgactataaatcagtgcagttgcgggtagatatatgtagtggtactgggactataaatcagtgcagttgcgggtagatatatgtagtggtactgggactataaatcagtgcagttgcgggtagatatatgtagtggtactgggactttaaatcagtgcagttgcgggtagatatatgtagtggtactgtgactataaatcagtgcagttgcgggtagatatatgtagtggtactgagagtataaatcagtgcagttgcgggtagatatatgtagtggtactgggactataaatcagtgcagttgcgggtagatatatgtagtggtactgggactataaatcagtgcagttgcgggtagatatatgtagtggtactgggactataaatcagtgcagttgcgggtagatatatgtagtggtactgagagtataaatcagtgcagttgcgggtagatatatgtagtggtactgagagtataaatcagtgcagttgcgggtagatatatgtagtggtactgtgactataaatcagtgcagttgcgggtagatatatgtagtggtactgggactataaatcagtgcagttgcgggtagatatatgtagtggtactgagagtataaatcagtgcagttgcgggtggatatatgtagtggtactgagagtataaatcagtgcagttgcgggtggatatatgtagtggtactgagagtataaatcagtgcagttgcaggtggatatatgtagtggtactgtgactataaatcagtgcagttgcgggtagatatatatagtggtactgggactataaatcagtgcagttgtgggtagatatatgtagtggtactgtgagtataaatcagtgcagttgcgggtggatatatgtagtggtactgggactataaatcagtgcagttgcgggtagatatatgtagtggtactgggactataaatcagtgcagttgcgggtagatatatgtagtggtactgtgactataaatcagtgcagttgcgggtagatatatgtagtggtactgagagtataaatcagtgcagttgcgggtggatatatgtagtggtactgagagtataaatcagtgcagttgcgggtggatatatgtagtggtactgggactataaatcagtgcagttgcgggtagatatatgtagtggtactgggactataaatcagtgcagttgtgggtagatatatgtagtggtactgtgagtataaatcagtgcagttgcgggtggatatatgtagtggtactgagagtataaatcagtgcagttgcgggtggatatatgtagtggtactgagagtataaatcagtgcagttgcgggtggatatatgtagtggtactgggactataaatcagtgcagttgcgggtagatatatgtagtggtactgggactataaatcagtgcagttgcgggtagatatatgtagtggtactgggactataaatcagtgcagttgcgggtagatatatgtagtggtactgggactataaatcagtgcagttgcgggtagatatatgtagtggtactgggactataaatcagtgcagttgcgggtagatatatgtagtggtactgagagtataaatcagtgcagttgtgggtggatatatgtagtggtactgagagtataaatcagtgcagttgcgggtggatatatgtagtggtactgggactataaatcagtgcagttgcgggtagatatatgtagtggtactgtgactataaatcagtgcagttgcgggtggatatatgtagtggtactgagagtataaatcagtgcagttgcgggtagatatatgtagtggtactgtgactataaatcagtgcagttgcgggtagatatatgtagtggtactgggactataaatcagtgcagttgcgggtgGATATATGTAGCGGTACTGggactataaatcagtgcagttgcgggtagatatatgtagtggtactgagagtataaatcagtgcagttgcgggtagatatatgtagtggtactgagagtataaatcagtgcagttgcgggtagatatatgtagtggtactgagagtataaatcagtgcagttgcgggtagatatatgtagtggtactgggactataaatcagtgcagttgcgggtgGATATATGTAGCGGTACTGggactataaatcagtgcagttgcgggtagatatatgtagtggtactgagagtataaatcagtgcagttgcgggtagatatatgtagtggtactgagagtataaatcagtgcagttgcgggtagatatatgtagCGGTACTGggactataaatcagtgcagttgcgggtagatatatatagtggtactgagagtataaatcagtgcagttgcgggtagatatatgtagCGGTACTGggactataaatcagtgcagttgcgggtagatatatgtagCGGTACTGggactataaatcagtgcagttgcgggtagatatatatagtggtactgagagtataaatcagtgcagttgcgggtagatatatgtagtggtactgggactataaatcagtgcagttgcgggtagatatatgtagtggtactgtgagtataaatcagtgcagttgcgggtagatatatgtagtggtactgggactataaatcagtgcagttgcgggtagatatatgtagtggtactgggactataaatcagtgcagttgcgggtagatatatatAGTGATACTGTGACTGAATCGATACAGATGCAGTTGCGGGTggatatatgtagtggtactgtgactataaatcagtgcagttgcaggtaaataaatatatatagtgataCTGTGACAGAATAGATACAgatgcagttgcgggtagatatatgtagtggtactgagagtataaatcagtgcagttgcgggtggatatatgtagtggtactgtgactataaatcagtgcagttgggggtagatatatgtagtggtactgtgactataaatcagtgcagttgcgggtagatatatgtagtggtactgagagtataaatcagtgcagttgcgggtggatatatgtagtggtactgtgactataaatcagtgcagttgcgggtagatatatgtagtggtactgtgactataaatcagtgcagttgcgggtggatatatgtagtggtactgtgactataaatcagtgcagttgcgggtagatatatgtagtggtactgtGACTGAATTGATACAGGTGCAGTTGCGGGTGGATATATATAGTGGTACTGTGACTGAATCGATACAGATGCAGTTGCGGGTGGATATATATAGTGGTACTGTGACTGAATTGATACAgatgcagttgcgggtagatatataGTGGTACTGTGACTGAATTGATACAGATGCAGTTGCGGGTGGATATATATAGTGGTACTGTGACTGAATCGATACAgatgcagttgcgggtagatatatatAGTGGTACTGTGAGTGAATCGATACAgatgcagttgcgggtagatatatatAGTGGTACTGTGACTGAATCGATACAgatgcagttgcgggtagatatatatAGTGATACTGTGACTGAATCGATTCAgatgcagttgcgggtagatatatatAGTGATACTGTGACTGAATCGATACAgatgcagttgcgggtagatatatatAGTGGTACTGTGACTGAATCGATACAGATGCAGTTGCGGGTGGATATATATAGTGGTACTGTGACTGAATCGATACAggtgcagttgcgggtagatatatatAGTGGTACTGTGAGTGAATCGATACAGGTGCAGTTGCAGGTAGATATATATAGTGCTACTGTGACTGAATCGATACAggtgcagttgcgggtagatatatatAGTGGTACTGTGAGTGAATCGATACAggtgcagttgcgggtagatatatatAGTGCTACTGTGACTGAATCGATACAggtgcagttgcgggtagatatatatAGTGGTACTGTGAGTGAATCGATACAggtgcagttgcgggtagatatatatAGTGCTACTGTGACTGAATCGATACAggtgcagttgcgggtagatatatatAGTGGTACTGTGACTGAATCGATAAAAatgcagttgcgggtagatatatatAGTGGTAATGTGACTGAATCGATACAggtgcagttgcgggtagatatatgtagtggtactgtGACTGAATCGATACAgatgcagttgcgggtagatatatatAGTGGTACTGTGAGGGAATCGATACAGATGCAGTTGCAGGTGGATATATATAGTGGTACTGGGACTGAATCGATACAgatgcagttgcgggtagatatatatAGTGGTACTGTGAGGGAATCGATACAgatgcagttgcgggtagatatatatAGTGGTACTGTGACTGAATCGATACAGATGCAGTTGCGGGTGGATATATATAGTGGTACTGTGACTGAATCGATACAGAGGCAGTTGCGGGTGGATATATATAGTGGTACTGTGAGGGAATCGATACAgatgcagttgcgggtagatatatatAGTGGTACTGTGACTGAATCGATACAGATGCAGTTGCAGGTGGATATATATAGTGGTACTGTGAGGGAATCGATACAGATGCAGTTGCGGGTGGATATATATAGTGGTACTGTGAGGGAATCGATACAgatgcagttgcgggtagatatatatAGTGGTACTGGGACTGAATCGATACAGATGCAGTTGCGGGTGGATATATATAGTGGTACTGTGACTGAATCGATACAGATGCAGTTGCAGGTGGATATATATAGTGGTACTGTGACTGAATCGATACAgatgcagttgcgggtagatatatatAGTGGTACTGTGACTGAATCGATACAGATGCAGTTGCAGGTGGATATATATAGTGGTACTGTGAGGGAATCGATACAgatgcagttgcgggtagatatatatAGTGGTACTGGGACTGAATCGATACAgatgcagttgcgggtagatatatatAGTGGTACTGGGACTGAATCGATACAGATGCAGTTGCGGGTGGATATATATAGTGGTACTGTGACTGAATCGATACAGATGCAGTTGCGGGTGGAGGCTGCTGACTCTCAGAAGGAGAGGAACTGGCAGTTTGATAGAACATTATTGAGGAGATGGAAAGTTTGTGTTGATTTGTGGGACCTGCCTGACTCTAGGACACATTCAGCCCCCACCACCACCTGGTTATGCAGTGCCTTACTGTACCCCAGCTGGGGGCAATAGTTAATTGAGTGATTAAGGAGATGAGTAAGTCTGTATGACAAGAACCAGCCTGACTGACGGTGCGTTCCTCTCGGTGTATGAGGGTTCTGGCTGGAATGCAGCCGGATGAGTCTCTATGAAGTGTAACTGCTACAGCCAAGTGCTACAGGATTTCCGCCACCCAcgagtgatgtcacaggggtgatACCTGAGGTATGGAGGGAATGTATCATGTGGGGCAGATGCCCTGCTCTCACACCCCCTCACCTGCTCATTGCCAGTGTTGGAGTCATTGGGGCAGGGAGGGGGGCAGCGAGGTGCTGGGCACTCATGCAGAACAGCCTGCATTCCCTTGTCGTTATCTCACAGGCACGACATGCCCCCGAGAGGTCTCTCTTCTCTTCCAAAGAAAACATGTGTCACATTGTAGCTTCTCCCTCAGCAGATCAAAGGCTCCCCTGCTCTCCCCAACAGAGGTGTAACCAGAGGCCCTGAAGTTATAGTGGGTGGGGGGGCCTCTTACACTGCAGCTTTATTCATTGGGGGTGAAGAATCTAATAAATAGTCCATAAATGCCCCCTTATATCCGTGAGCCCCCTTATTTCCCCATCTTCTCTCCCACTTATTTGTCCTTCTCTTCCACCAAAGAATCTTAATCCCCATTTTCTGTCCCATTGGGGGaccttattttcctttttcttctacaATGAAACCTTATTTCCTATCTTCTCTCATACCAAGAGTCCTTATATCGCCATCTTCTGTCCTACTAAGAGAGCTTACTTCCCCTTCATTTCTACCAAGGAACCTTATTTCCCCATCTTCTCTCCCATTTATTTGTTCTTCTCTTCTTccacccagtgtcagactggggtacctgggaccCACCACCTCAGCCACCACCACCAGGACCTGTCCCACCATGATTTCTCCTGGTActccagtgggccagtccaaccctgcctgcgCTTGTAGAGCTGAGGTGGCCCAAGGAACCCTATTTCTCCATCTTCTCTCTCATTTATTTGTCCTTCTCCTCCACCAAAGAATTTTAATCCCCATCTTCTGTCCCATTGGGGGAcctcattttcctttttcttctacaATGAAACCATATTTCCTATTGTCTCATACCAAAGGTCCTTATTTTGCCATCTTCTGCCCTACTAAGAGAGCTTATATCCCCTTCATTTCCACCAAGGAACCTTATTTCACAATCTTTTTCTCCCATTTTCGTTCCGTCTAGGGAACTTTATTCTTCCATCTACAGAGAGAACCAATTCCCTTTGCCTATTGTCTCATTACAGTGGTCCTACTGCTGGCCTTCAGCCAATCTCTAGAAGGTGACACGGCCCCTCTCCCGGAGGAGGACATTCTCACCAAAATCCAAAGACAAGCGGAATACTTACAAAACAATGCCACGTTGCTCCTCAGCACCTACGTAAGTGTAAAGTGGACCTGACCAACCAATGTTGCTCATGAGTATGAAAGCCTATGTTAtataggtttgaaaaaagaccagagtccatcaagttcaacccttccaagtaaacccagcacccacaccctatacttaccaatctatacactcacatacacaaactatatatacaaacattaatactaactgttgaTATTAGATGTGTCATACCTACTAGAAGATGTCACCATGTAGAACAATGAGGAGATGACCACAATGTGGGGGTTCCATGGTTCATGTTTATGTTATAACTGTTTTCATTGGCTGGAGAGGAAAGAGAACTGGGTTTTGTTTAATGAGAATACATTCTCGCTATAGTAATGACTTGCTAATTATGTGGGACGGCTCGAGTTATGTAATCTGCAGTTTCCTCATGAGTCATCTCCTCCTCTCCAGCGGTGGTACAGCCTCCCCAGTAGGTGTGGTGTTGTTCCTCTCAGTTAGCTCATCTGTTTTCTTTATAATGCTTTATGAATTCCTACTCATTGGCCGGCGTAGCAATGTGCTGCCGATTTGCAGAGCTTCACAATACTAAACCCTCCCATGCAGATCAGAGTACTGATAATCCCTTCCATGCAGATCAGAGTACTGATAATCCCTCCCACCCAGATCAGAGTACTGATAATCCCTCCCACGCAGATCAGAGTATTGATAATCCCTCCCATGCAGATCAGAGTACTGATAAACCCCCCCACGCAGATCAGAGTACTGATAATCCCTCCCACGCAGATCAGAGTACTGATAATCCCTCCCATGCAGATCAGAGTACTGATAATCCCTCCCACGCAGATCAGAGTACTGATAATCCCTCCCACGCAGATCAGAGTACTGATAATCCCTCCCATGCAGATCAGAGTACTGATAATCCCTCCCACGCAGATCAGAGTATTGATAATCCCTCCCATGCAGATCAGAGTACTGATAAACCCCCCCACGCAGATCAGAGTACTGATAAACCCCCCCACGCAGATCAGAGTACTGATAATCCCTCCCATGCAGATCAGAGTACTGATAATCCCTCCCATGCAGATCAGAGTACTGATAATCCCTCCCATGCAGATCAGAGTACTGATAATCCCTCCCACGCAGATCAGAGTACTGATAATCCCTCCCATGCAGATCAGAGTACTGATAATCCCTCCCATGCAGATCAGAGTACTGATAATCCCTCCCATGCAGATCAGAGTACTGATAATCCCTCCCATGCAGATCAGAGTACTGATAATCCCTCCCACTCAGATCAGAGTACTGATAATCCCTCCCACGCAGATCAGAGTACTGATAATCCCTCCTACGCAGATCAGAGTACTGATAATCCCTCCCACGCAGATCAGAGTACTGATAATCCCTCCCACGCAGATCAGAGTACTGATAATCCCTCCCACGCAGATCAGAGTACTGATAATCCCTCCCACTCAGATCAGAGTAATGATAATCCCACCCACGCACAATTTTTCTCTGATGGCCCCTCCCATACAAGTCTTTTCTCCTGTTCCTTCATACAACTAATGATTTTCCCTCCGTCCCACAGCTGCAGTTCCAGGGCAGCCCATTCAGTAACCCAGGGTTCAGCTTTCCTTCATGGCAGGAACCAGGGTTGCCAACTGCCAGCCTGGGCTACAAGAAGTGGAGGTGCCTGTGTCCTGGAATTCGGCTCCTACTGGCCAGGGAAGCCTTTTCCGCCATCTCTGAGTTCTTCCAGTTGGTCCTGGATGATCAGCTGTCACTGAACCCCAAGGCAGCAGAACTTCTCCGATTACTTGAGGAGGCCAAAGTTTCTTCTACTGCGGTGCTCAGTAACCTGGCATCCGCCATGGAAATGTTGAACTTTCAGTCTCCATCGGTGGAGCCGGATCCTTGGAGCTGGAGATCGACAGGGGCCACGAGCTTCCAGAAGAAAGTGCGAGGCTACGTACTTAGCAGGGAGTACAAGGACTGGCTGGTCAGGATAGGCAAGGACATGGATTTACTAAAAGGGGCACGTGTGTTGAAAGATGATGCAGAGCAGGAGAAAAGGGACTGCTGCCGGCCATGATGCCTGGAAGGGGCACTTCTCCACAATGGACTCCTATGGGTCCTGCAGACTAATAGAAAGAGACGCACAGAATAAAGACGAGAGGAAGTGAGAGTTCCTCATATCCCAAGGGTTGGGGTGGGGTGGGACTAACTTAGTGATAGCCAATCACTGAATGACACCAAAGAGGAAAGTGACTTCAGAACCAGATGTTCAGAGAGGGCAGGGACATAAGGGATGATTAAAATCCTGAAAAGGAAGAGACATGAGGGACTAAGAGAGAAAGAGACCCCAGGAAAGACAGAGAATGATAACTTTAAACCCTGAGTGTTAAGGAGAAAAGGAACGTACAACCAGAGGTCGGAGATTAAGAATGAGAGGCAAATAATTCTCAGAGTTCTTCAAACCCTGAGGGCTATGGCAGTAGGGATGAGCAATGGAGCAGCAAAAGAATGGGGAAGAAAAGAGAGCTGCCATATAGCCTGAGAGGGTTACATTTAggactagggttagggctagggttagggctagggtaagggttggggctagggtcgtggttagggctagggttagggctagggttagggctagggttagggctagggttagggttagggctagggttagggctagggttagggttagggttagggttagggttagggttagggctagggttagggctagggttagggctagggttagggctagggttagggttagggttagggctagggttagggttagggctagggttagggctagggttagggctagggtaagggttggggctagggttagggctagggttagggctagggttagggttagggctagggttagggttagggctagggttagggctagggttagggctagggttagggttagggttagggttagggttagggctagggttagggctagggtttgggctagggtaagggttggggctagggtcggggttagggctagggttggggttagggctagggttagggctagggctagggttagggctagggttagggctagggttagggctagggttagggctagggttagggcaagggttggggctagggttagggctagggttagggctagggttagggctagggttagggctagggttagggctagggttagggctagggttagggctagggctagggctagggctagggttagggctagggttagggctagggttagggctagggttagggctagggttagggctagggttagggctagggttagggctagggtaagggttggggctagggtcggggttagggctagggttggggttagggctagggttagggctagggttagggctagggttagggctagggttagggctagggttagggctagggttagggctagggttagggctagggttagggcaagggttggggctagggttagggctagggttagggctagggttagggctagggttagggctagggttagggctagggctagggttagggctagggctagggttagggctagggttagggctagggttagggctagggttagggctagggttagggctagggttagggttagggctagggttagggctagggctagggttagggctagggttagggctagggttagggctagggttagggttagggttagggctagggttagggctagggttagggctagggttagggctagggttagggctagggttagggctagggttagtcCAAATGCAGCGCTGCAGGTTCTGCCCGAGAGAAAAGTCTGCACTAAACGTTAAGGGACCCCAGGAATGGTGCAAGTGTAGGGGGCGCTAGGGCCAAAGACAGAAGCCTGGGAGCAAAATGAAGAAATCCCCGGAGgcaattttctctgtaaatagATATGGTGTCCTTGTCATTTAACTCTTAGTAACCCGGATTGCTGCACTGGAGCAGAAGTTTGTGGTTGTGCTGACAGACAAGCTCCTGAGACCCTTTTTTTAAGACATAATGGAAGGAAAATGACCCATGCTGTATGCCGTAGCCCAAGGCCGCTAAACTCGCAGAGCACTTGGCGTACGCAGCACTTTATCTCTGcattattttgcactttattaGGCAGCTCGACTGCGGGGCTGACACTTAGTATGGCCGGTAGGGGGCGATATGGGGGGAAAACTAAATGCACATCAGGGTGGGCTCCACCCCTGGGCCCCTGGTTATCTATACTCCTCCCCCTGGTACGGTGGCCCGGCAGAGCCATTCACAGAAACGTTGTGCAAATAGCGGCTTTTGCATATAATAATTGAGAGAAATATCAACCTATgcactatatattgttttaatttattgaggttttta
The genomic region above belongs to Xenopus tropicalis strain Nigerian chromosome 9, UCB_Xtro_10.0, whole genome shotgun sequence and contains:
- the LOC116407635 gene encoding cardiotrophin-2-like; this translates as MQIRVLIIPPTQIRVLIIPPTQIRVLIIPPTQIRVLIIPPTQIRVLIIPPTQIRVLIIPPTQIRVLIIPPTQIRLQFQGSPFSNPGFSFPSWQEPGLPTASLGYKKWRCLCPGIRLLLAREAFSAISEFFQLVLDDQLSLNPKAAELLRLLEEAKVSSTAVLSNLASAMEMLNFQSPSVEPDPWSWRSTGATSFQKKVRGYVLSREYKDWLVRIGKDMDLLKGARVLKDDAEQEKRDCCRP